A genomic segment from Legionella micdadei encodes:
- the dsbD gene encoding protein-disulfide reductase DsbD produces MKKWFLFALYSRIAKIAFWSFFGILWLAPFVSHAVPLPASEVFQVETKRVDPNTFVINWQVKPGYFLYSDRIKLTEQSNSNSHLGMIRFPPATQKTDQQGRVYTVYRNALSLPVAILGEQPGESLINVQFQGCADDGFCYPPETRQIKLTIDKSLALSDVSIETDAANGQPVAPQEQQSDKVEAVFVSHHWAIVILTFFGFGLLLSFTPCVLPMVPVLSGIIVGHGKDLSIRKAFFLSLSYVLSMSITYAIAGALVAKIGSNLQIVMQIPWVIGLFSLVFVLLALSMFGFYDLRLPVSWQAKLAHVSQSQSSGHYISAAIMGCLSTLILSPCVTAPLIGALGYIAHTGDTALGSSALFFLGLGMGTPLILIGTSAGKWLPKAGKWMNTVKSFFGVLLLATALFLLERVLAGPLVMALWASLLIFSGIYCGALTRAFTNADKFRQGCGIILLVYGLLVLIGASMGTTNPLQPLAGLQMANAVASTIPNKTVKTVYGLQKAIANAKGKPILLDFYADWCTSCKLMESTVFKDPQITEALKDFIVVKVDITGNKEQEKALLSRFNVVAPPTFLFLNELGNELTHLRLVGETSPYEFLNQLNLALSSITVSRK; encoded by the coding sequence ATGAAGAAATGGTTCTTATTTGCCCTATACTCAAGAATCGCCAAAATCGCTTTTTGGAGTTTCTTTGGTATATTGTGGCTTGCTCCCTTTGTTAGCCATGCTGTTCCGCTTCCCGCTTCCGAAGTTTTTCAGGTTGAAACAAAACGGGTTGACCCCAATACATTTGTTATCAATTGGCAAGTTAAACCAGGCTATTTTCTTTACAGCGATCGGATTAAGTTAACCGAGCAATCAAACAGCAATTCGCACCTGGGGATGATTCGTTTTCCTCCTGCCACACAAAAAACTGATCAGCAAGGGCGCGTATATACTGTCTATCGCAATGCGCTCTCTTTGCCGGTAGCAATTCTTGGGGAACAACCGGGAGAAAGCTTAATTAATGTACAATTTCAAGGCTGCGCCGATGATGGTTTTTGCTACCCTCCTGAGACCAGGCAGATTAAATTAACCATTGATAAGAGCCTAGCCTTGAGCGATGTAAGCATCGAAACCGATGCTGCAAATGGACAACCCGTGGCTCCCCAAGAGCAACAAAGCGACAAGGTGGAAGCAGTTTTTGTTAGTCATCATTGGGCAATCGTCATTCTCACTTTCTTTGGTTTTGGCTTACTCCTCTCTTTTACTCCCTGTGTTTTACCCATGGTACCGGTACTATCCGGGATTATTGTAGGCCATGGCAAGGATCTTTCCATTCGAAAAGCCTTTTTTCTTTCTTTAAGTTATGTCCTAAGCATGTCGATTACTTATGCGATAGCTGGAGCTCTCGTCGCGAAGATTGGTAGCAACTTACAAATCGTGATGCAAATTCCTTGGGTCATTGGCTTATTTAGCCTCGTCTTTGTTCTATTAGCATTATCCATGTTTGGGTTCTATGACTTGCGCTTACCCGTATCTTGGCAAGCAAAACTAGCTCATGTGAGTCAAAGTCAATCAAGCGGCCATTATATAAGTGCTGCGATTATGGGTTGCTTATCAACACTTATTTTATCCCCTTGTGTAACAGCCCCTCTCATAGGTGCTTTAGGCTATATCGCTCACACTGGGGATACCGCCTTAGGTAGTTCGGCTTTATTTTTTCTAGGCTTAGGTATGGGAACCCCTTTAATCTTAATTGGTACCTCGGCAGGAAAATGGTTACCTAAAGCCGGAAAATGGATGAACACAGTTAAGTCTTTTTTTGGCGTTTTGTTACTTGCTACAGCTCTATTCCTACTAGAGCGTGTCCTAGCGGGGCCATTAGTTATGGCATTGTGGGCAAGTTTACTCATTTTCTCAGGCATTTATTGCGGGGCGCTCACACGCGCGTTTACCAATGCCGACAAGTTCCGCCAAGGGTGTGGCATTATTTTATTAGTCTACGGCTTACTCGTCCTGATAGGCGCTAGCATGGGGACCACCAATCCTCTGCAACCCTTGGCCGGTTTACAAATGGCCAACGCTGTAGCCTCTACCATACCCAATAAAACTGTAAAAACAGTCTATGGATTGCAAAAAGCGATTGCCAATGCCAAAGGAAAGCCCATTTTGCTTGATTTTTACGCTGACTGGTGTACTTCTTGCAAGTTGATGGAATCCACCGTTTTTAAAGATCCGCAAATCACAGAAGCGTTAAAAGATTTTATCGTGGTAAAAGTTGATATTACTGGAAATAAAGAACAAGAAAAAGCATTACTGAGCCGATTTAATGTCGTTGCTCCCCCTACTTTTTTATTTCTTAATGAGTTAGGAAACGAGCTAACCCATTTGCGGTTGGTTGGTGAAACTTCACCTTATGAATTTTTAAACCAATTGAACCTGGCTTTAAGCTCGATTACTGTTTCGAGGAAATAA
- the groL gene encoding chaperonin GroEL (60 kDa chaperone family; promotes refolding of misfolded polypeptides especially under stressful conditions; forms two stacked rings of heptamers to form a barrel-shaped 14mer; ends can be capped by GroES; misfolded proteins enter the barrel where they are refolded when GroES binds): MMAKELRFGDDARQQMLAGVNALADAVKATMGPSGRNVVLERSFGAPTVTKDGVSVAKEIEFENRFKNMGAQMVKEVAAKTSDTAGDGTTTATVLARAIVVEGHKAVAAGMNPMDLKRGIDKAVAAVTKKLQEMSKPCKDGKAIAQVGTISANSDQAIGSIIAEAMEKVGKEGVITVEDGNSLENELAVVEGMQFDRGYISPYFINNQQNMSAELEHPFILLVDKKISTIRDMLSVLEAVAKSGRPLLIIAEDVEGEALATLVVNNMRGIVKVCAVKAPGFGDRRKAMLQDIAILTAGEVISEEVGTSLESATLDSLGTAKRVVVTKENTTIIDGEGKAADINARITQIRAQMEETTSDYDREKLQERVAKLAGGVAVIKVGAATEIEMKEKKARVEDALHATRAAVEEGIVAGGGVALIRAQKALDGLKGENADQDMGINILRRAIESPLRQIVANAGYEPSVIVNKVAESKDNFGFNAATGEYGDMVEMGILDPTKVTRTALQNAASVASLMLTTECMVADLPKKEEPMGAGEMGGMGGMGGMGGMM; this comes from the coding sequence ATAATGGCTAAAGAATTACGTTTTGGCGACGATGCTCGTCAACAAATGCTTGCTGGTGTAAACGCATTGGCTGATGCAGTTAAAGCAACAATGGGTCCAAGCGGACGTAACGTTGTTTTAGAAAGATCATTTGGTGCACCTACTGTAACTAAAGACGGTGTTTCTGTTGCAAAAGAAATTGAATTCGAAAACCGTTTCAAAAATATGGGCGCACAAATGGTTAAAGAAGTTGCTGCTAAAACTTCTGATACCGCAGGTGATGGTACTACTACTGCTACGGTATTGGCACGTGCCATTGTCGTTGAAGGCCACAAAGCAGTTGCAGCAGGCATGAACCCAATGGATTTGAAACGAGGTATTGATAAAGCAGTTGCCGCAGTTACCAAAAAATTACAAGAAATGTCTAAGCCTTGCAAAGACGGTAAAGCAATTGCACAAGTAGGTACTATTTCTGCGAACTCTGATCAAGCAATCGGTTCTATCATTGCTGAAGCAATGGAAAAAGTAGGTAAAGAAGGTGTTATTACTGTAGAAGATGGTAACAGCCTTGAAAACGAATTAGCTGTTGTTGAAGGTATGCAGTTTGATCGTGGTTACATTTCTCCATACTTCATCAACAATCAGCAAAACATGAGTGCTGAGCTTGAGCATCCTTTCATCCTCTTGGTTGACAAGAAAATTTCAACAATTCGTGACATGTTGTCTGTATTGGAAGCAGTTGCCAAATCAGGACGTCCTTTATTGATCATTGCTGAAGATGTTGAAGGTGAAGCATTAGCAACTCTGGTTGTTAACAACATGCGCGGTATTGTTAAAGTGTGCGCGGTTAAAGCACCTGGTTTCGGTGATCGTCGTAAAGCCATGTTACAAGACATTGCTATCCTTACTGCGGGCGAAGTCATTTCAGAAGAAGTGGGTACTAGTTTAGAAAGTGCTACTTTAGACAGCCTAGGCACTGCAAAACGCGTTGTCGTTACCAAAGAAAACACCACAATCATTGACGGTGAAGGTAAAGCGGCTGACATCAATGCGCGTATTACTCAAATTCGTGCTCAAATGGAAGAAACCACTTCTGATTACGATCGCGAAAAATTACAAGAGCGCGTAGCTAAATTAGCTGGCGGTGTTGCCGTCATTAAAGTTGGTGCTGCTACCGAAATCGAAATGAAAGAGAAAAAAGCTCGTGTAGAAGACGCTCTTCATGCAACTCGTGCTGCAGTAGAAGAAGGCATTGTTGCTGGTGGTGGTGTTGCCCTGATTCGTGCGCAAAAAGCATTAGATGGCTTGAAAGGCGAAAATGCTGACCAAGACATGGGTATTAACATCCTACGTCGCGCCATCGAATCTCCTCTCCGCCAAATCGTAGCCAATGCAGGTTATGAGCCTTCTGTTATCGTTAACAAAGTAGCTGAAAGCAAAGATAACTTTGGTTTCAACGCAGCTACTGGCGAATACGGTGACATGGTTGAGATGGGTATTCTTGATCCAACTAAAGTGACTCGTACTGCATTACAAAACGCAGCTTCTGTTGCAAGCTTAATGCTGACCACCGAGTGCATGGTTGCTGATCTACCTAAGAAAGAAGAACCTATGGGTGCCGGCGAAATGGGCGGCATGGGTGGAATGGGCGGCATGGGCGGCATGATGTAA
- the groES gene encoding co-chaperone GroES, giving the protein MKIRPLHDRVVVRRMEEERTTAGGIVIPDSATEKPMRGEIIAVGPGKVLENGDVRALAVKVGDVVLFGKYSGTEVKISGQELVVMREDDIMGVIEK; this is encoded by the coding sequence ATGAAAATTCGTCCTTTACACGATCGTGTTGTTGTTCGTCGTATGGAAGAAGAGCGTACCACAGCCGGTGGTATTGTTATTCCAGACAGCGCTACTGAAAAGCCAATGCGTGGGGAAATCATCGCAGTGGGTCCTGGCAAAGTTTTGGAGAACGGTGATGTTCGTGCTTTGGCTGTTAAAGTAGGTGATGTGGTTCTGTTTGGTAAGTACTCAGGTACAGAAGTCAAGATATCAGGCCAAGAACTGGTAGTGATGCGCGAAGACGATATCATGGGCGTGATTGAGAAGTAA